GACGTCGAGCAGCGCCGTGTCGCTACCCCGCGCACCGCGCACGACGCCGTTTTGCGTCACCACCCGCTCGAAGTCCGAGCCCAGACGCCAGATGCCGAGCGCCGCCGCGAAGGACACGACGTGGCCGTCGATCTCGCGTTCGTGCGCCTGGTGCCAAGGCTCCGAGTCCAGCGCGCCACACTGCAGCGCGCTGGCGCCGGGTCGGTCGCGAAACAGATGCACGCTGGCGCCGGCGGTCGCAGCGGCCCAGGCCGCCGCGACGCCCGCGATGCCGCCGCCGATGACGACGACGTTCACTCCTCGGCTCCCACTTCCGCCGCCAGCACTGCGCGCGCCAGCGCTTCTTGTCGCGCTTGCTCGGGGCCCACCACGGAGAGCCGGCGTTTGACGGCGCCGTCGATGAACTCGAGGGCGGAGCGCTGGCCCTCCCGCGGCGACAGCCCCCGAGCGTCCGCCACCACGGCTCCGGCGCGCAGCGCGCAGCGCATGCCGCCGCAGGAGCCCAGGCCGAGGCGCGTGCGGCGCGACACATCGTCCACGCTGCGCGCCAGCTCGTGCTCCACCACGTAGCGGATTTCCGCCTCCGTCACCGGTTCGCACTCGCACACTACCCGCGCCTCGCGAGGGTTTCGTGCGATGCGCTCCACCACGCGCTCCGCCCGGCTACCGTGGCGGTACTCGAGGCGAACCGCGCTCATGGGGTCGAGCCGCGATCCGTTGCACAAGCTCAGCGGATCGATCACGCGATCCCCGCCCGGCAACGGCGACAGGTGCGTCCGCGTCTTTTGCGTGTTGCCCAGCCGCTTGGCCACGACGTCGCTCATCTCCTCGGAGAAGATGCGATAGCTCGCGAGCTTTCCGCCAATCATGGAGTAGAGCCCGTCGGAGCCATCGGCGGCGTGGTCGACGATCTCGTGCTCCCGAGACAGCTTGTCTTCGTTCACGCCCCAGCCCCACAGCGTGGGCCGAACGCCGCCCCAAGTACCGATGGCTCGGGCCTCCCGCACGGCGGGGAACACGCGCTCCACGGCCTGGGTGAGATAGCGGACCTCGTCGCCGGTCGCGATCACCTCGTCCAGATCGCCGTAGTAGTCGTCGTCCGTGGTGCCCAGCACGCTCATGTTCTGCCAGGGCAAGAGGAACACCTGGCGACCGTCGATGGCGGTGGCCACGATGGCGTAGTTGGTCAGACGCCGGTCGAGGAACACGTGAATGCCCTTGCCCGGGCGGATGCGCGCCGCCTTGGGGGACAGCCCCGCCAAGGTGGCCGTCACCGGAGACCACGCGCCGGTGGCGTTCACCACCACCTTGGCGCTGGTGGTCCCCGTGCGGCCGGTCTCCCGATCCCGCCAGCGCACGCCGCCCACGGTGCCGTCGCCGTTCTTGACGATGTCCGTGACGGTGGTGTGGACGAAGACCTCCGCGCCGTGCTCGATGGCGTCCACGGCGCTGCCGATGCAGAGCCGGGCGCCGTCGATGCCCCACTCGTCGAAGGACACGCCGCCCTCGGCGTCCGCCACCAGGCCGGGCTCGAGCTCCGTCAGATCTCCCGCACTCAGCCGCACGTGAGGCTTGCCGTGCTTGAGGGGCTGGTACTTGTCGTACAGATCGAAGAAGGCGTCGTATCCGTCCAGCGCCAACCGTGACCCGATCTTCGAACGGTAGATGGGCACCAGGAACGGAATGCGAAACAGGAGGTGGGGCGCGATGTGCTGGATGTGCCCCGAGTCCAGGCACGACGTGTAGGTCACGTCGGGGTCGTAGGTGAGGTAGCGGGGCCCACCGTGGATCATCCCGCTGGAGTTGCCGCTGGCACCGAAGGCAATGTCGTTGCGCTCGAACAGGGCGACCCGCAGGCCGCGCAAGGCGAGGTCCCGCGCGACCCCCGTGCCGTTCACGCCGCCGCCGATGACGACGACATCGACGTCGGGGCGTCCGGGGTCGGCCGAGAGTCCCATGGCGGCAACGGGCTTAGCAGGCTTTGAGGAAAATTGCCTCTGCTTCGCCGAGGATTTGGCCGGCCCGGACCGGGTTTCATACCCTCCGCCCATGTTGCGAGGCCTACGACTGCTGGGGGTCGTCGCGGTGCTCGCCGCGGCCAGCGCGCCGACCGCCCCCGCTCACGCCAAACCGAGCGCCGAGGAGCTGTCCAGCCGCCGCGGCCGGCCCACGGTGAAGCTCGACCGACTCGACTTCCCGACCGAGGTCGCCGGGGCCCGCTACTTCAAGAAACGTCTGCGTCGGATGCTGGAGAAGCACGTGCGGCGGGTGGAGTGGGGCGCCGGCCGAAACAACACCATCGAGTACCGCTTCGCGGTGACCACCCTGAAGCTCGAGAAGCACGACGACGTGCTCCGCGTCAGCTGCACGGCGGTGGGCCGGCTGCCCGGTGGCAAGTCCGCGAAGAGCCACATTTCCTTCGGTGGCGACCCGCGCAAGCGAAACCACGTGGTGGAGCACGTGCTCGAGATCGTGAGCCGCGGCGTCATCACCCGGCTGGCCGAGCTCGAGCGGGTCCGCCGGGGAGACCTGGACAAGAGCCGGGTCCGGGCGCCGCGGAACAACGAGGACTGACACGGCTCACTGGCCAGCGCGGGCCGGCTCTGCCAGGCTTGCGACATGGAGCTGCCGACCGGATCCCTGCAACGAGAGCTGATCGCGCGCTACGCCGACCTCATGGCTCGCCTGGGCGGCGAGCTCGGGGAACGCCCGCTGGTGCTGCCCACGGCGGAGTTCTTCCCGGACCGCTTCACGGGTGACGAAAAGAGCGCGAAGAAGCTGGTGCGCCGCATGCAGCGCCACGCAGGCATGGCCGACATCCCGATCAAGACGCGGATCCTCGGCGCCGAGCCCCAGGAGGAAGAAGGCGGCAGCTGCGGCACCGGCGGCTGTGGCAGCGGCGGCTGCGCCGTACCCGGCCCGACCTCCGACGCACGCGTGGTGGACGAAGGCGAGACCTGGTGGCTGCAGATCCCCGCCGCGGAGCTCGGCCATCCGGTGGTGCTCACCACCAACGTGGCGCGCTCCCTCGCCGCCATCTTCTTGTTCGAGACGCGAGCCGACGACGAGCCCCTGCCGGAGCCCGTGGAAGCCAGCATCGACATCGCCGGCGTGGGCTTGGGCTTCGGCGTGCTGTTGCTCGCCGGCTCCTACATCTACCAGAAGAGCTGCGGCGGCCCGTCGGTGGCGCAGGTCACCAAACTCTCCTGCCCCGAGCTCGCGGTGCTCACGGCGCTCTCCGCCGGCGTGCACGAGCAGTCGACCAAGGGCGTGGCAAAGGAGCTCGAAACGACGCAAGCCGCGCTGTTCAAGGAAGCGCGGGAGCTCGTGGCCTCGAACCCCAAGCTGTTGGAGCGCCTGCGAAGCGCTCCGGAGCGTGTTGCAGAGAACGGCGCCACGCTGGAAGAAGCCACGCCTTGGCTGCTCCGCACCTTGGGCCTGGGCAAGAAGAAGAAGATCTCCGACGCCGTGCCCGACGAGCTGTCCCTGGACGAGCTCGAGAGCGTGCTTTCGACCATGCCGGTGCAGCGCAAGAGCGCGCGACGCGACGCCTCCCAGGACGAGCTGTCCGCGATGGTCGCGGAGGCCTTGGAAGAGGCGCGCAGCGACGCCGAGTGACGACGCCCGCGCGACGTTACCGCGCCGCACCGACAACAGAAGACTGCCCATGAAGCAGAGTTTGTTGGTTCGGCGCGAACCCCGTCGGGCAGCGAACGTCAGAGGCCGGCTTCGTGGCGCTCTTCGGCGAAGATCTCGACCATGCTCATGTCGTAGAGCAGGTTCTCCGGAGAAGGCTCCGGCGGCTGCACGTCCGGCGGCAGCAGCTCGAGCTCCTGTACCGTGACGCCGTGCAGCCATGGCGAGAGGCGTTCGGCATCGATGCGAGGAACGACGCCGTCGCCGCGCCCGAGGATGAAGCCCCAGTCGCCAAAGGTGGGCACTGGCGCGTGGTACTCGCGGGTGGAAAGGCCCGCGGCGTTCATGCTGGCGCGAATGGCGTCGAAGGTGCGCGGTGAATAGAACGCGCTGGTGGCCTGTACGGCGGCCACTCCCCCGGGCGCGAGGTGGCGCGCGAGCAGCCGATAGAAGTGCACGCTGTAGCTCTTGGCGTCGAGGTAGTCGAGGGGGTCCGGCAGATCCACCACGATGACGTCGAAGCGCTCGTCGTTGTCCGAAAGCCACACGATGCCTTCGTTCTCGACGAAGCGCAGCTTGGGCGAAGCGAGGGCGCCTTCGGACAGCTCCCGGGTCCAGCGCAGGCGGCGAGCCAGGCGCGGCAAGGCGTCGTCCAGCAGCACCACGGTGATCTGACCCACGTCGTCGTGGCGCAACAGCTCACGCTCCGCCATGCCGCTGCCACCCCCGATGAGCAGCACGCGGTCGTGACGCTCGCTGGCGGCGAGCACCGGCTGCACCAGCGCCTCGAAATAGCGGCGTTGATCCACCATGCTCACTTTCAAGCGGCCGTCCACGAACAGCTCGAGGGCGTCTTGTCCGGAGGTGACCATCAGGCTCTGCCGTTCGCCCTGCTCGGCGTAGATCACGGTGTTGACGAAGGACGGCACCGAGCCCACCGGCACCCAGCGCTGGCTCGCTGCCAACAGCCCACCGCCCAGGAGCAGCGCGCTGGCCGCCGTCCAGCGCGTCGCTCGCGGCGCGGCGATCGGCTGGCCGTCCACGAAGGCGAACAGCGACGGACAGAAGCCCGAAAGGGCGGCGGTGGCCATGCCCAAGAGCGCACCCGCGCGCAGGGGACCCACGGTGGCCTCGGCGCTGGCAGCCGCGCCGAGCACCACGGCGATGCCCAGCAGACGAAACGGCGAGAGCAAGTACTCGAGCACACCGAGGCGAGCGACGGCGACGCCGAGGGCGGCGCGCGCGAGCTTCGCCGCATGCGTCACCAGCGCGGCGACGAGAAACGGGAGCGCGGTGGCCGGGAGCCACAGCGTGATGCCGCGACCGAAGGCGAAGAACCACGCCGCACCGGAGAGCGCGAGCACCGAAGCCGCGGCAGCGACGAGAAAGCCGAGGCGCGAGCGCGCGTCTTTGCCCGCGGGGAGCAGCAGCCCGGCGGCGGCACCCGCCAGCGCGGCGAGCGCCGCGACCCCGGTGCCCGGCGAGGTGCCGCTCACCAGGTACAGCTGAGGCTGTCGCACCACGACCTCGTTCACCTGCGCGACGGCGGCCGCGGCGCCCAGCACCACGAAGGCGGCGACGGGCAGCGCTACGCTGGCGGGCGCGGGGGCGCGCTCGACTTGGACGTAGCCCGGGGGCGGCTTGGGCTCACTTGCCGCCGGTGTAGATGCCGGATCCACCGCGGTACCCGCTCGAGCCGCCGCCACCGGCGCACGAGCCGCACGCACCGAGCATGCAGATGAGCAGGACCATCGCCACGATGATCAAGATGAGCCCGGTGGACGCGCAGCCGCTGGCGCCGCCCCCGGTGCCGCCGCCCGTCATCGCCCCGGCACTCTGCACCGGCAGACCGAAGGCGCCGGCGATCACGGCCCAGGGTATGGCGGCGGAGTGGCTCCAGCGCACTTCGCCTTCGCCCTCCTCCCGCGAGACGACGTCGTTGCCGTTCACGTAGTCCGAGACGTAGGTCTCTTCGCCGACCTCGCACTTCCAGTAGACCTCGCCGAGGACGTAGTCCACGCGAGCCATGTTGGTGTTCCGCTGGGAGAAGGAGCGCCCACCCCAGCGCACCTGGCTCGGCATGCTGGACAGATCCAGATCCGCCAGGTTCACCTCCGAGACCCAGCTCCAACCCGTCTCCGGATCCTTCACCAGCCAGCGGTAGCCCACGGGCTGGCTCCAGAGCAGGTACTCTTCCCAGGTGTAGCGCTCACCCTCGAAGTTGGAGCTTCGCCGCACGTAGGCGATGCACACGTACTCGATGCCTTCGAAGTTGCCGCGCGCCCCGATGGGGATGTCCGGCATCGTCATGGCGCGTTCTTGCTGCGCCACGACCTGCTGCAGCGCGATGTCGCTCACCGCGCCGCAGAAGGGGCAACCGACGCGCTCGGCGCGATCCCCCGCGAGCTTGGGGATGTCGCCGCCGCAGCTCGGACACTTGATGTTCTGGGTCTTGATCTTCTGTGCGCTGCGCGGGCCGAGCTCGGTGACCTGCATCTGCGGCTCGTCGAACACCCAGCCGACGAACACGCTGTAGCTGCCGCTGTTGTCGCCGTAGTCCAGCGTGGCGAACGCGTTGTTCTGTCCGTAGCAGTCCGCGTAGTAGCGGGTGAACCCGGGCGGGAAACGCTCTGGCAGCTCGCCCTCGGCGCTGACGATGGTGCCGCTCTTCACCTCCGCGACGCGGAAGTTCCCGCTCTGCCCGAGGGGCACGTCGAGCTCCGGGCGCAGCGAGCCGTAGGGTGGGATGCCGAGGCCCGGCATCTGCTGCGTCACGTACCAGTGGCCCTGGGCGTAGGCGAGCCAACCCCAAGCCTGGCCGTAGTCGAAGCCGACGTAGTACTCGTCCCAGGGGCCCTTGCCGTGATCCAGCTGCACCCGGCCCAGCACCTCGAAGGGCCGGCCCCCCAGGGTGCCCTGGTCGCCCACGGCGATCAGCGAGGGCGTCATCGCCAGGTCGGCGACCTTGCCCAGGTTCTCGAGACCCCGGTCCGAGCGCACCACGGTGGTTCTGCAGTATTCGCAGACCTTCGCGATCGACGAGCCGACACCGAATTCGATCGGTGCTCCGCAGCCCGGACAAGTCCCCTGTGCAACCGCCATGAAGAGTCGGGCGACTCTAACACAGAGTGTCGGCGCGCCTGCTACCCCCCTGCGGCACGTGGCAATCGCAGGCTCTGCTGGCGGCGGTCGCCAACGTCGCGTTCACCGCGTCGAAACCGCGCTTTCGGCGCGTCCGAGCGTCCGCGACGGGCATCGCGCCGAACCAACAATCAGCTGCGGCCGAACTTGAGGCTGACCCACGCCACGGACTTGAGGGCGTAGGCGGCGTTCACGGCGATGTAAGGGAAGAAGTAGAGCTCGATGTGGCCGGCGATGGCCGCGTACAAGATGTACGAAGGATAGTGGATCAGGAACTTGGCAACGCCTTCCGCCAGACCCACGGCACGGCGGAGCAGGCTCTGCTTCTTCCTCGCCGCGGCTCCCGCGGCGGGGGGCGGCCCCGCGATCTCGGGTCGTCGCTGAAAGGTGGTGATGGCAATGCCGGTGGACAGCACCACCAAGCCCCCCAGGCCGAGCAGCAAGTAGACGACCTGACCGTGCTCACGCCACAGGCGCACGGCCACGGCGGCGAGCAGGATGAAGGCCTTGATCTCGTCCATCAGGAAGTCGAGCAGATGGCCGCCCTGGGACTGCACGCCGCGGAGCCGCGCCAGCATGCCGTCGGCGCAGTCGAGCACGTAAGACAGCTCGAAGACGATGGCGCCGAGGAGCAGGCCCCAGTAGCCGGGAACCGCCACGAACATGGCCGCCGCGGCGCTGGCCACCCACAGCGCCGAGAGCGTGATCTGATTGGGCGTCACGCGGGTGTTTCTGACGGCCACCACCACCACGGCGGCGAGGGGACGGCATACGTACGTGTTCCAAAACAGGTCCGGTCGCTTGCGCGTCTGTTGGTAGACCTCGGCGATGGCGCCCATCGGCGCGCACGTTACACCAGTCCGCTCGCACCGGTTCCATCGATCGAAGTGCTACGATGCCGTCGCCATGAGCTCTGAGCGTTTCGGCCTGCCGTCCTCCAGCGCGACCCTCGTCGTCGCGCTGCTGTTCGGCGCCCTGCTCTTGGCGCGCTGCGGAAACGCGCCGCCACCCGTGGCGGCTCCATCGGTGGCGTCCGCGGCCCCTCGCCCAACGCCGACGCCCCCGAGCGAGCCCGCCGCGCCGGAGCCGAGCGCCGCGCCGGAGCCGAGCGCCGAGCCGCCACCGGAACCGAAACGCGCCGTGACGGTGGCGCTGATCGGCGACTCCCTCACCGACGAGAAGAACGGCAGTGGCCTGTATGTCCCCTACCTGCGCAAGAAGTGCCCGAAGAGCACCTTCGACAACTTCGGCAAGGGCGGCGACATGGTCAACCAGATGCACCGCCGCTTCCTGCGCGACGTGTATCCCGCCGGCGGCGCACCGGCGAAGCCCTACACCCACCTGGTGGTGTTCGGCGGCGTGAACGATCTGTACAGCGACCTCACGGCGGGGCGTACGCCCGCCAAGGTCGAGACGGATCTGTCGGCCATGTACGAGATCGCCAAGAAGCACGGCGCCAAGGTGGTCGCCATCACCGTGGCGCCCTGGGGCGGATTCAAGAAGTACTTCAACGAATCCCGCTCCCGCACCACCCATGAGCTCAACGACTGGATCCGCGCCCAGCCGGACGCCGGCGCCGTGGACTACGTGGTGGACGCCTACGCGCTGCTTTCTTGCGGCGATCCCGAGAAGCTGTGCCCCGACTACCAGCACGCCATCCACGATGGCCTGCACTTCGGCAAGGGCGGTCACGAAAAGCTGGGGCAGGCGCTCTACGAGCAGGTGTTCTCGAGCTGCTTGTAGCGGGGAAACACGCGACCGAACACGCGCTCGCACAGGTCCGCGCCCCGCACGAAGGCGATCGCCGCGAAGCCGTGGGCCAATACTGCCATCAGCGGCGGCACCTCGTGGGTGTAGTAGATCCAACACTGACGGCTGGTGCCCCAGTACTCGAGAAAGATGCCGAGCCCCGCACCCGCGGCGAAAACCGTGACGTCGCGACGGTGCTCGCGACCGAGCAGCGTGAGGGTGACCATCAGCAGCAGCACGGCCCGCGTCGACGTGACGTGCACGGTGGGCCACACGAACCACGCCATGCCCGCCACGAAGCCGGGGAGCACGAGCCAGTACAGCACCGTGAACACCCGCTCCGACAGGCGCCCACGGCGCCGCTCGATGACGGAGATGCCGTGATCGAGCATCAGCGCCATGCGCTCCGCCGTGAGGGCGGCGACGGGCCACGCCGGCAGGATCCACAGCGGAGGCCGCTCGTCGGTGAAATAGCGCCACACCTGGGAGGTGGTGCCCCACCACTCGATGAGCCCGCCGCCCGCCAGCCCGACTGCCAAGAGCAGGAGATCTCGTCGAGCAGACACGTTCCACGCGAGGAGCGCCGCCATGCCCACCCAGATCCCGGTGAGCAGCCAGTCCATGGTGCCGTTGGCGTCCAGCAGGTCGCTCCAGCGGTAGCCCACCACGCCGCCGGTCAAGACCAGCGCCCCGAGCGCCCACAGGCTGCGCCGGTCGTAGCGCTGCCAGACGTAGCTCCGAAGCTCCGCCGCTGCCGAGTGTGGATTTTCGCTCACCAGGCCGCCCAGCCTAACGGACTTTCGCTCGCGGCCAAATCCCGCCATTTCTCGCAAGCTGACACGTCGCCCGGATTGCGCTAATAGCCACGGCCCATGGCCACTACCGCTGAACGGCGTGCCGCCCCAACCCGGCGTCGAGCGCCCGAGCCCGCTCCCGTCGTGAGCGGACGGTTCTGGATCGCCGCCGCTCTGCTCGGAGCCATGGTCATCATCCCGTTCTCGCCGCTGGCGAACCTGATCACGCCGCCGGAGCCCAAGGGC
This window of the Polyangiaceae bacterium genome carries:
- a CDS encoding DUF4178 domain-containing protein, with protein sequence MVRSDRGLENLGKVADLAMTPSLIAVGDQGTLGGRPFEVLGRVQLDHGKGPWDEYYVGFDYGQAWGWLAYAQGHWYVTQQMPGLGIPPYGSLRPELDVPLGQSGNFRVAEVKSGTIVSAEGELPERFPPGFTRYYADCYGQNNAFATLDYGDNSGSYSVFVGWVFDEPQMQVTELGPRSAQKIKTQNIKCPSCGGDIPKLAGDRAERVGCPFCGAVSDIALQQVVAQQERAMTMPDIPIGARGNFEGIEYVCIAYVRRSSNFEGERYTWEEYLLWSQPVGYRWLVKDPETGWSWVSEVNLADLDLSSMPSQVRWGGRSFSQRNTNMARVDYVLGEVYWKCEVGEETYVSDYVNGNDVVSREEGEGEVRWSHSAAIPWAVIAGAFGLPVQSAGAMTGGGTGGGASGCASTGLILIIVAMVLLICMLGACGSCAGGGGSSGYRGGSGIYTGGK
- a CDS encoding SGNH/GDSL hydrolase family protein, producing the protein MSSERFGLPSSSATLVVALLFGALLLARCGNAPPPVAAPSVASAAPRPTPTPPSEPAAPEPSAAPEPSAEPPPEPKRAVTVALIGDSLTDEKNGSGLYVPYLRKKCPKSTFDNFGKGGDMVNQMHRRFLRDVYPAGGAPAKPYTHLVVFGGVNDLYSDLTAGRTPAKVETDLSAMYEIAKKHGAKVVAITVAPWGGFKKYFNESRSRTTHELNDWIRAQPDAGAVDYVVDAYALLSCGDPEKLCPDYQHAIHDGLHFGKGGHEKLGQALYEQVFSSCL
- a CDS encoding CDP-alcohol phosphatidyltransferase family protein — protein: MGAIAEVYQQTRKRPDLFWNTYVCRPLAAVVVVAVRNTRVTPNQITLSALWVASAAAAMFVAVPGYWGLLLGAIVFELSYVLDCADGMLARLRGVQSQGGHLLDFLMDEIKAFILLAAVAVRLWREHGQVVYLLLGLGGLVVLSTGIAITTFQRRPEIAGPPPAAGAAARKKQSLLRRAVGLAEGVAKFLIHYPSYILYAAIAGHIELYFFPYIAVNAAYALKSVAWVSLKFGRS
- a CDS encoding glycerol-3-phosphate dehydrogenase/oxidase — translated: MGLSADPGRPDVDVVVIGGGVNGTGVARDLALRGLRVALFERNDIAFGASGNSSGMIHGGPRYLTYDPDVTYTSCLDSGHIQHIAPHLLFRIPFLVPIYRSKIGSRLALDGYDAFFDLYDKYQPLKHGKPHVRLSAGDLTELEPGLVADAEGGVSFDEWGIDGARLCIGSAVDAIEHGAEVFVHTTVTDIVKNGDGTVGGVRWRDRETGRTGTTSAKVVVNATGAWSPVTATLAGLSPKAARIRPGKGIHVFLDRRLTNYAIVATAIDGRQVFLLPWQNMSVLGTTDDDYYGDLDEVIATGDEVRYLTQAVERVFPAVREARAIGTWGGVRPTLWGWGVNEDKLSREHEIVDHAADGSDGLYSMIGGKLASYRIFSEEMSDVVAKRLGNTQKTRTHLSPLPGGDRVIDPLSLCNGSRLDPMSAVRLEYRHGSRAERVVERIARNPREARVVCECEPVTEAEIRYVVEHELARSVDDVSRRTRLGLGSCGGMRCALRAGAVVADARGLSPREGQRSALEFIDGAVKRRLSVVGPEQARQEALARAVLAAEVGAEE